From one Anopheles cruzii chromosome 3, idAnoCruzAS_RS32_06, whole genome shotgun sequence genomic stretch:
- the LOC128270199 gene encoding WD repeat-containing protein on Y chromosome, with protein MAARFSSVPVDQVIHRAISVRQIEFLHTTFLVRAGRLTRSELREVLATIGLRYTDEQYRTLFLQINTDHDEFCQWDELLSYLILGFQDDDPLAVKQSLDLPIAGDLEVKLGRQVYTIVKIDFCPMVYYDGSISWSQGHWVTTSREGIINFWTKNWKLWLKARSVPSRLKRSKTWVLDAVSLPDQRSFCVASLECELRFYNVVAGSFTLKTVIEQLPHPISALDYRYGRDEPSRLFVGDYEGHVAVLELHPERKATMSGESFSVVTWVRWVDLLAGKYPPVDGIHFGRLLVDQVRSVRYVESLKSFIAASEENPLTSVTTSKGPKHPAVPLPTITIQSLENRASRIDFYVPRGVTCFAFESTKELLVSGGPDCDLRLWDIRRPEKPSAVLIGHTASIVFVFVQDAGEKIYSLDQKRNVKVWDTRNRVLLQTFSQQATTLAKGLPVCAYYDDRERQLAMASNKLVLVACCPEIPLDRTDGESHTRPVSVLLYNGLYKLVVSCGLDSFIITWDHRMNRKMSIITEAHTQIRNGSPEPVEITAGCFDGKQQLLVTGARDGSLKVWNLSGRTCMRTMHIEEDCEVTAIFWIANRILAMGWNHRVVEFAAASDAKDEYPNGLPWRKLHSDDVLCAAVSTSVPGALATCSYAGELVLWMLETGQPYRRYNAANPRARVPIALRPQGIGESDNERLKVRRRSTIRRSLFQASMDRATDRRLSRIVMPSGLEQMRRLAIQVLMFLPSRPMAPNYGTLLGSLDTGMVQVWSHHPDGGYRGAFSAIHMAGDRVLAMASDFSNRFLFTGTALGYIKTWYIENCWIPDEDKFKVNKPSLRILFPFLLDDVIPGRAKRSARSQPKPWLLNSYQAHRSCVTKLVYLDRSELLLSSSSDRTVRLWTLAGRYIGLLGSPVNWEPLGVDLPPVPSFRFRIPPDLQREVSFTTAKVLRGAKDYQRQFQHASLGLERSRKYLPGIETYGAPLREPIVNRSVLKPPAREPMLASIKLERTFPSLPVYGHMVEFPVKPLTVSLQLNDILERTRRLQFNQVSDTEMDTEWDTDTAHG; from the exons ATGGCGGCCCGTTTCtcttcggttccggtggaccAGGTGATCCACCGTGCGATTTCGGTTAGGCAAATAGAATTTCTGCACACCACCTTCCTAGTACGGGCTGGCCGACTAACACGCTCGGAGCTTCGAGAAGTTCTCGCCACCATCGGATTGCGGTACACCGATGAGCAGTATCGAACGTTATTCCTGCAGATAAACACCGATCATGATGAATTTTGCCAGTGGGACGAGCTGCTCAGTTACCTGATTCTGGGTTTCCAGGACGACGATCCTTTGGCCGTGAAGCAATCGCTCGATCTACCCATTGCCGGCGATCTTGAGGTGAAATTGGGCCGTCAGGTGTACACGATCGTGAAGATCGACTTTTGTCCCATGGTGTACTAC GACGGAAGCATCAGCTGGTCTCAAGGACACTGGGTAACAACGTCCAGGGAGGGGATTATCAATTTCTGGACCAAAAATTGGAAGCTTTGGCTCAAAGCTCGCTCGGTCCCGTCGCGCTTGAAACGATCGAAAACCTGGGTCCTGGACGCGGTATCGCTACCCGATCAGCGTTCGTTTTGCGTTGCAAGTTTAGAGTGTGAGCTACGGTTCTACAACGTCGTGGCGGGTTCGTTCACGTTAAAAACGGTCATCGAGCAATTGCCCCATCCGATCAGTGCTCTGGACTATCGTTACGGACGGGACGAACCAAGCAGGCTCTTCGTTGGAGATTATGAAGGACATGTGGCGGTGTTGGAATTACATCCCGAACGAAAGGCAACGATGTCGGGCGAGTCCTTCTCGGTGGTTACATGGGTCCGGTGGGTCGATTTACTGGCCGGGAAGTATCCTCCGGTGGACGGCATTCATTTTGGGCGTTTGCTAGTGGATCAAGTGCGATCGGTGCGATATGTTGAAAGTTTAAAGAGTTTCATCGCAGCCTCCGAGGAGAATCCACTAACATCGGTCACCACATCGAAAGGACCAAAGCATCCGGCTGTCCCTCTTCCCACTATAACGATACAGTCGTTGGAAAACCGCGCGTCAAGGATCGACTTTTACGTGCCACGCGGAGTGACGTGTTTTGCGTTCGAGTCTACCAAGGAGCTACTggtgtccggtggtccggaCTGTGATCTACGTTTGTGGGACATTCGGCGTCCAGAGAAACCGTCGGCCGTTCTGATTGGCCACACGGCAAGCATTGTGTTCGTGTTCGTCCAGGATGCTGGGGAGAAAATCTACAGCCTCGACCAGAAACGTAACGTAAAAGTGTGGGACACGCGGAATCGGGTGTTGCTGCAAACGTTTAGCCAACAGGCCACTACGCTCGCGAAAGggctgccggtgtgtgcgtaCTACGACGACCGTGAGCGGCAGCTGGCGATGGCCAGCAATAAGTTGGTACTGGTAGCTTGCTGTCCCGAGATTCCGCTCGACCGCACCGACGGTGAGAGTCACACTCGTCCCGTTTCGGTCCTACTGTACAATGGCCTCTACAAGCTAGTCGTTAGCTGTGGGCTCGATAGCTTCATCATCACGTGGGATCATCGGATGAACCGGAAGATGAGCATCATCACCGAGGCGCACACCCAAATCCGCAACGgctcaccggaaccggtcgagATTACGGCCGGGTGTTTCGATGGTAAGCAACAGCTGCTGGTGACCGGAGCCCGTGATGGGTCGTTGAAGGTGTGGAACCTTAGCGGGCGCACCTGCATGCGCACGATGCACATCGAGGAGGACTGCGAAGTGACGGCCATCTTCTGGATCGCCAATCGCATTCTGGCGATGGGCTGGAACCATCGAGTGGTGGagtttgctgctgccagcgATGCGAAAGACGAATACCCGAATGGTTTGCCGTGGCGGAAGCTACACTCGGACGATGTGCTTTGTGCCGCCGTTAGTACCTCGGTACCGGGCGCGTTGGCCACCTGTAGCTACGCCGGAGAGCTTGTGCTGTGGATGCTGGAAACGGGACAACCGTATCGCCGCTATAACGCTGCCAATCCTCGCGCGCGTGTGCCGATTGCGTTGCGTCCGCAGGGGATTGGCGAATCCGACAACGAGAGACTGAAAGTGCGCCGAAGATCCACCATTCGACGATCGTTGTTTCAGGCGTCGATGGATCGGGCGACGGACCGACGGCTGTCCAGGATCGTGATGCCATCAGGGTTGGAGCAAATGCGACGGCTTGCGATTCAGGTGTTAATGTTTCTACCGAGTCGCCCAATGGCTCCGAACTACGGCACGCTGTTGGGTTCGCTCGATACGGGAATGGTGCAAGTTTGGTCCCACCATCCGGACGGAGGTTACCGGGGTGCGTTCAGTGCGATTCACATGGCAGGGGATCGGGTTTTGGCGATGGCAAGCGATTTCTCGAACCGCTTCCTCTTCACCGGCACGGCACTCGGTTACATCAAGACGTGGTACATTGAAAATTGTTG GATTCCCGATGAAGATAAATTCAAAGTGAACAAACCGTCGCTACGGATTCTGTTTCCGTTCCTCCTCGACGATGTGATACCGGGGCGTGCCAAGCGATCGGCCCGTTCGCAACCGAAACCGTGGTTGTTGAACTCGTACCAAGCGCACCGTAGCTGCGTTACCAAACTGGTATATTTGGATCGCAGCGAGTTGCTGCTCAGCTCAAGCAGTGACCGTACGGTACGGTTGTGGACACTGGCCGGCCGCTACATCGGTCTGCTGGGCAGCCCGGTAAACTGGGAACCTTTAGGTGTGGACCTTCCTCCGGTCCCcagtttccggttccgcattCCACCCGATCTGCAGCGCGAGGTGAGCTTCACCACGGCGAAGGTGTTGCGTGGCGCAAAGGACTACCAGCGACAGTTTCAACACGCATCGCTCGGTCTGGAACGATCGCGGAAGTACTTGCCCGGCATCGAAACGTACGGAGCACCGCTACGGGAGCCGATTGTGAACCGGAGCGTCCTGAAACCACCGGCCCGGGAGCCAATGTTGGCCTCGATTAAACTCGAGCGGACatttccttcgcttccggtGTACGGCCACATGGTAGAGTTTCCGGTGAAACCGCTGACCGTTAGCCTGCAGCTGAACGATATTCTGGAACGCACGAGAAGACTGCAATTCAACCAGGTGTCGGACACGGAAATGGACACCGAATGGGACACCGATACCGCGCACGGATAA
- the LOC128273084 gene encoding pre-mRNA-splicing factor 18, whose translation MDILKAEIARKRKLLEEQKLVDEKKKYFKRGDLLAHEESEYLEKSGYNKADRTRANSAGDAKDGGAAVDEDAKYDFRKLPRSEVIRKLRERGEPILLYGETEQESCHRLRQLEISAPEINRGFRNDFQEAMEQVDEAYLNEILTSNGQGSGIMGMGKAKNSNEDYDLDDSVTYESIQQMAVRLGRSGKDHDCDVIMTLIQFLLKIWNDQLSSVTAAERMATKGKIARATFEQTRLYLRPLLRKLKNKTIPEDILDSLTDITKSLLKRDYIHASDAYLTMAIGNAPWPIGVTMVGIHARTGREKIFSKNVAHVMNDETQRKYIQGLKRLMTKMQDYFPTDPSRCVEYVSKKDRQD comes from the exons ATGGATATTTTAAAAGCAGAAATtgcaagaaaaaggaaacttttgGAAGAACAGAAACTAGTG GATGAGAAGAAAAAGTACTTTAAACGGGGCGATCTTCTCGCGCATGAGGAGAGTGAGTATTTGGAGAAAAGTGGCTATAACAAAGCGGACCGCACTCGTGCAAACAGTGCCGGGGATGCAAAGGATGGTGGCGCAGCCGTCGACGAGGACGCCAAGTATGATTTCCGCAAACTGCCCCGCTCGGAAGTGATCCGGAAGCTACGTGAACGAGGCGAACCGATCCTGTTGTACGGTGAAACGGAACAAGAATCCTGCCATCGGTTGCGTCAGTTGGAAATTTCGGCCCCCGAGATCAACCGAGGGTTCCGCAACGATTTTCAGGAAGCGATGGAGCAGGTGGACGAAGCGTATCTTAATGAAATCCTTACCTCCAACGGGCAAGGATCTGGTATCATGGGCATGGGAAAGGCGAAGAACTCAAACGAAGACTACGATTTGGACGACAGCGTGACGTATGAATCGATTCAGCAAATGGCGGTACGGTTAGGACGCAGCGGTAAAGACCACGACTGTGACGTGATAATGACCCTGATCCAGTTTCTGCTGAAGATCTGGAACGACCAGCTTAGCTCGGTCACTGCGGCAGAGCGGATGGCCACGAAGGGTAAAATTGCGCGAGCCACGTTCGAGCAGACGCGGCTGTACCTGCGGCCGTTGCTGCGTaagttgaaaaacaaaaccatcccGGAGGACATCCTCGACAGCTTGACGGACATCACGAAGAGTTTACTGAAGCGTGATTATATCCATGCCAGCGACGCGTACCTAACGATGGCGATCGGTAACGCACCATGGCCGATCGGTGTGACTATGGTGGGCATTCACGCGCGTACCGGACGTGAGAAGATTTTTTCGAAAAACGTGGCCCACGTCATGAACGACGAAACCCAGCGCAAATACATTCAGGGCCTAAAGCGGTTGATGACGAAGATGCAGGACTACTTTCCAACCGATCCGTCCCGGTGCGTCGAGTATGTAAGCAAGAAGGACAGGCAAGATTGA
- the LOC128274643 gene encoding 60S ribosomal protein L4, with protein sequence MSLTASRPLISVYTEKNEATKDKGVSLPILFKAPIRPDVVSEVSQLMRRNKRQPYAVSEAAGHQTSAESWGTGRAVARIPRVRGGGTHRSGQGAYGNMCRGGRMFAPTKTWRKWHRRININLKRYALVSALAATGVPALVQSRGHIVDGISELPLVVTDDVQKFQKTKQAVKFLRRTKVWADVQKVYNSQRLRAGRGKMRNRRRVQRRGPLVIYAKDEGLRKAFRNIPGVDTMSVYKMNLMKLAPGGHVGRLCVWTESAFAKLDDIYGTWKEKSKCKKNYNLPTPIMANTDLSRLFKAEEIRRVLKAPKRKVHRHVRRLNPLTNTRQMVKLNPYAEVTKRRALLAAKLRRCERIVARAKERNVTLGKSDPALHFIATEKNRKKQLLKNNAKRLELAAKKKAAKATKVAAATKQPAAAKVAKK encoded by the exons ATG AGTTTGACGGCATCGCGCCCTCTGATCAGTGTTTACACTGAGAAAAATGAAGCAACCAAGGATAAGGGAGTTTCGCTCCCGATCCTGTTCAAGGCTCCCATCCGCCCGGATGTCGTAAGCGAAGTGTCGCAGCTGATGCGTCGCAACAAGCGCCAACCGTACGCCGTTAGCGAAGCTGCTGGCCACCAAACGTCGGCCGAATCGTGGGGAACGGGTCGTGCGGTGGCTCGTATTCCGCGTGTTCGCGGTGGTGGTACCCACCGTTCCGGCCAGGGTGCGTACGGTAACATGTGCCGTGGTGGTCGCATGTTTGCGCCGACCAAGACCTGGCGTAAGTGGCACCGCAGGATCAACATCAACCTGAAGCGCTACGCTCTGGTGTCCGCCCTGGCTGCCACCGGCGTTCCGGCTCTGGTGCAATCGCGCG GTCATATTGTCGATGGTATTTCGGAGCTTCCGCTGGTTGTCACAGATGACGTCCAGAAGTTCCAGAAGACCAAGCAGGCCGTCAAGTTCCTGCGCCGCACGAAGGTGTGGGCCGACGTGCAGAAGGTCTACAACTCGCAGCGTCTGCGTGCCGGTCGTGGTAAGATGCGTAACCGTCGCCGCGTGCAGCGTCGTGGGCCACTGGTCATCTATGCCAAGGACGAGGGACTGCGCAAGGCATTCCGCAACATCCCGGGTGTCGACACCATGAGCGTGTACAAGATGAACTTGATGAAGCTGGCCCCTGGTGGTCACGTCGGTCGTCTCTGCGTCTGGACCGAGTCGGCATTCGCCAAACTCGACGATATCTATGGCACGTGGAAGGAAAAGTCCAAGTGCAAGAAGAACTACAATTTGCCGACGCCGATCATGGCCAACACCGACCTCTCCCGCTTGTTCAAGGCGGAAGAGATCCGGCGAGTGCTGAAGGCCCCCAAGCGCAAGGTGCACCGTCACGTGCGCCGTCTCAATCCGCTGACCAACACCCGCCAGATGGTGAAGCTGAATCCGTACGCAGAGGTGACCAAGCGTCGTGCCCTGCTGGCCGCAAAGCTGCGCCGCTGCGAGCGTATTGTGGCCCGTGCGAAGGAGCGCAATGTTACGCTCGGCAAGAGCGATCCGGCTTTGCACTTCATTGCCACGGAAAAGAACCGCAAGAAGCAGCTGCTGAAGAACAATGCCAAGCGGCTGGAACTGGCTGCGAAGAAGAAGGCCGCAAAGGCTACGAAGGTTGCCGCTGCAACGAAGCAGCCTGCGGCAGCGAAGGTCGCGAAGAAGTAA
- the LOC128273082 gene encoding pre-mRNA-splicing factor SPF27, translating to MAGEVLVDALPYIDLGYDDPGVREAAIAMVEEECRRYRPTKNYLEHLPPQATTAFETELMAAEFERIQNRLPMEPLSMKRYELPPPPAGKMNEVSAWTESVDNSMAQLEHQAVRAMNLELMSEYGCEMWKSYLETLVAMQAKCQARLAEVKKEIQDVNWGRKTKQTQGGEKLRSLEAQWVMLVSKNYEIEQACAKLEEKIYQKNMELNISQK from the exons ATGGCCGGTGAAGTGTTGGTTGATGCCCTGCCGTACATTGATCTCGGTTATGATGATCCCGGCGTCCGAGAAGCG GCTATCGCAATGGTGGAGGAAGAATGCCGGCGTTACCGGCCGACGAAAAACTACCTGGAGCATCTGCCGCCCCAAGCTACCACTGCATTCGAGACCGAGCTGATGGCGGCCGAGTTCGAGCGCATCCAGAACCGATTACCGATGGAACCGCTGAGCATGAAGCGGTACGagctaccaccgccaccggccggcaaaATGAACGAGGTGTCAGCGTGGACGGAAAGTGTGGACAATTCGATGGCCCAGCTCGAGCACCAAGCCGTACGGGCCATGAACCTGGAGCTGATGTCGGAGTACGGATGCGAGATGTGGAAATCCTACCTCGAAACACTGGTAGCGATGCAGGCCAAGTGTCAAGCGCGCCTGGCGGAAGTGAAGAAGGAAATACAGGACGTGAACTGGGGTcgaaaaacgaagcaaacgcaGGGAGGTGAAAAGCTGCGCTCACTCGAAGCTCAGTGGGTCATGCTGGTGTCGAAGAACTATGAAATTGAGCAAGCCTGTGCCAAGCTAGAGGAGAAAATCTATCAAAAGAATATGGAGCTGAATATCTcgcaaaaataa
- the LOC128272406 gene encoding uncharacterized protein LOC128272406, which produces MSDNLDGVQVGFIGGGNMAYAIASGLLSKGVLQPDQIHVTATKLENLKERWSPLGVTHLGTDNVELLKHSSIVFLCIKPQILPSLTEDLNRAHLMGSLPSCKDKLFVSILAGVTLERLRGALYQTTLATFVRTMPNTPMQVGLGCTVYCAEANRSSTVEPLYEALKSMLGSLGVAFEVQESQMNAVTGLAGCGPAYVYQFIEALADGGVKQGIPRAMALQLAANTVMGAAKMVLATGKHPAVLKDEVCSPGGATIHGVHALEQGSMRGAVINAVEMATKRSSELS; this is translated from the exons ATGTCCGATAATCTTGACGGTGTCCAGGTCGGATTTATAGGTGGTGGAAATATGGCCTATGCCATTGCATCCGGATTGCTGAGCAAAG GCGTTCTGCAGCCGGACCAAATTCATGTAACGGCCACGAAGCTGGAGAACTTGAAAGAACGCTGGTCACCACTCGGAGTGACGCATTTGGGTACTGATAATGTGGAGCTACTGAAACATTCGAGCATCGTTTTTCTCTGCATTAAACCTCAAATTCTTCCTTCACTAACGGAAGATCTTAACCGTGCACATTTGATGGGCTCGCTTCCAAGCTGCAAGGATAAACTGTTCGTTTCTATACTTGCCGGCGTGACACTGGAACGTCTGCGAGGAGCACTTTACCAAACAACATTGGCAACCTTCGTGCGCACCATGCCCAATACGCCGATGCAGGTTGGTCTCGGCTGCACCGTTTACTGTGCCGAAGCCAATCGCTCTTCAACGGTTGAGCCGCTGTACGAAGCTCTAAAAAGTATGCTCGGTTCCCTCGGAGTTGCTTTTGAGGTGCAGGAGAGTCAGATGAATGCCGTCACGGGATTGGCCGGTTGCGGACCGGCGTATGTGTACCAGTTTATCGAGGCTCTCGCCGATGGTGGCGTGAAGCAAGGGATTCCCCGCGCCATGGCACTACAGCTGGCAGCTAATACCGTCATGGGTGCGGCCAAGATGGTGCTCGCCACAGGCAAACATCCGGCGGTGCTGAAGGATGAAGTTTGCTCCCCGGGCGGTGCCACCATTCACGGAGTGCATGCGCTCGAACAAGGATCGAtgcgcggtgcggtgataAATGCGGTCGAAATGGCCACTAAACGTTCGTCCGAACTTTCGTAA
- the LOC128270197 gene encoding protein tramtrack, beta isoform-like, whose protein sequence is MSAGLSQQFCVRWNSHLGSLGAAFPQLLAGQRFVDVTLACEGHQVHCHRLVLAACSTYFEHLLGENPCQHPIIILPRDIKLWAMQALVDFMYKGEVNVSQAGLPDLMKCAEILKIRGLCGSDAALNLNQIHSPPVGSTASFQQQQQQQQQQHLPATDAGTDATTMTSTKDTRTSNNKQSHSQFQNRSEPHHNTRASQQSSGGGAGHRGGPKGQLLSSLHLQPVIGARSQLLQDDCNISDNGESSNEMCIKTEDLIDDDTSSKPCEDEEELEMDPGEKIPSDANRCEQQLLEAHAAAMEVEELVDDGVSVQEAESGDKERSAQNADGSATTSSDAQDAAEPEHTNDDGNGQGDEVLEMREETDEPLAVDVAAKSNKAEQERPRTRPLFSSARNGAPNNDDDQRQQKSQANGAKSGAPLTIQRAPPGSIRVKSIENLFANYQSKHSSLVAPGKSSRAEKRRLGLQKCPRSESANSDRTGRALPASLVFNRDAMDIYLRSGGGGGGAGDAEDEATSATDEDGYENIICSPNFPPLSGVISSYKAEEEEEEEEEEGEDVDYSDDRYAIQLLAEEIDSRMLANGADSEGDEILLKPPALMSLGKGSGTVGSGGGRNSMASVRPQILRTYGRGVTGSGAGSNASLTVRKLARQTDGGGSHPANSRQVRRPRLTARAREAFSHLMNPSGAPPPISFTLRNPRGNQPRSYNTEALWAALMDVKAGESIYRASQMHKVPRKTLRNWMKRWDIKSAYPMPRQLKEAAEKKRIIKELTSQIQ, encoded by the exons CTCTTGGCCGGCCAACGGTTCGTCGATGTGACACTGGCGTGCGAGGGCCACCAGGTGCACTGTCAccggctggtgctggccgccTGTTCGACGTACTTCGAGCACCTGCTCGGTGAGAACCCCTGCCAGCATCCGATCATCATCCTTCCGCGGGACATCAAACTGTGGGCCATGCAGGCACTGGTCGATTTCATGTACAAAGGAGAAGTGAACGTATCTCAGGCGGGTCTGCCGGACTTGATGAAGTGTGCGGAGATACTGAAAATACGGGGTCTCTGCGGCTCGGATGCGGCCCTCAATTTAAACCAAATCCACAGTCCCCCGGTGGGGTCGACCGCCtccttccagcagcagcagcagcagcagcagcagcaacatctaCCGGCCACCGATGCGGGGACCGATGCCACCACCATGACCAGTACAAAGGACACACGGACgtcgaacaacaaacaatcccACAGCCAGTTCCAAA ATCGATCTGAACCTCATCACAACACACGAGCTTCGCAGCAGagcagcggcggtggagcAGGGCACCGAGGTGGACCCAAGGGACAGCTGCTGAGCAGTTTGCACCTGCAGCCGGTGATCGGAGCACGAAGTCAGCTGCTCCAGGACGATTGCAATATTAGTGATAATGGGGAGAGTAGCAACGAGATGTGCATAAAAACTGAAGACTTAATTG ATGATGACACTAGCAGCAAGCCGTGTGAGGATGAAGAGGAGCTTGAAATGGACCCTGGAGAAAAAATCCCTTCGG ACGCAAATCGCTgcgagcagcagctcctcgaAGCTCATGCAGCAGCCATGGAGGTTGAGGAGCTGGTGGACGACGGGGTGTCGGTGCAGGAGGCAGAAAGTGGGGATAAGGAAAGATCGGCCCAGAACGCCGACGGAAGCGCCACTACTAGCAGCGATGCGCAAGACGCCGCTGAGCCTGAGCATACTAACGATGACGGGAATGGTCAAGGCGATGAAGTGTTGGAGATGAGAGAAGAGACAGATGAGCCGCTGGCGGTGGATGTGGCTGCCAAGAGCAACAAGGCCGAACAAGAGCGACCAAGAACAAGACCCCTGTTTAGTTCCGCCCGTAATGGCGCGCctaacaacgacgacgaccagcgcCAGCAGAAAAGTCAGGCGAACGGTGCCAAAAGTGGTGCCCCGCTCACTATCCAGCGGGCACCGCCCGGCTCGATACGGGTTAAATCCATCGAGAATCTCTTTGCCAATTACCAGAGCAAACACTCATCGCTGGTAGCGCCGGGAAAGTCTTCCCGCGCAGAAAAGCGCCGACTGGGGCTTCAGAAGTGCCCGCGTAGTGAAAGTGCCAATAGTGACCGTACCGGCAGGGCATTGCCCGCTTCGCTCGTGTTCAACCGTGACGCAATGGACATCTACCTACgatccggcggtggtggcggtggcgcaggcGACGCCGAGGATGAAGCAACTAGTGCCACCGATGAGGACGGTTACGAAAATATTATCTGTTCGCCTAACTTCCCGCCCCTGTCGGGCGTCATCAGTAGCTACAAGGCtgaggaagaggaggaagaggaagaggaggaaggAGAGGACGTCGACTATAGTGACGATCGGTACGCCATACAGCTGCTGGCGGAAGAAATCGATAGCAGGATGCTGGCCAACGGTGCGGACAGCGAGGGAGACGAAATACTTCTCAAACCGCCGGCCCTGATGTCGTTGGGGAAGGGCTCCGGAACGGTCGGTAGTGGTGGCGGTCGAAACAGTATGGCCAGCGTCCGGCCGCAAATCCTGCGCACATATGGCCGAGGGGTGACGGGATCCGGAGCCGGTTCCAACGCATCGCTCACGGTACGCAAACTTGCCCGTCAAACGGACGGAGGCGGTTCGCATCCAGCGAACAGTCGGCAGGTGCGACGGCCACGGCTTACGGCACGTGCCAGGGAAGCGTTCAGCCACCTCATGAACCCGTCCGGAGCTCCACCTCCCATCTCCTTCACGCTGCGCAATCCGCGCGGCAACCAACCGCGCTCGTACAACACCGAAGCCCTGTGGGCTGCTCTGATGGATGTGAAAGCGGGTGAAAGCATCTACAG AGCTTCGCAAATGCACAAAGTTCCTCGCAAAACGCTGCGCAACTGGATGAAGCGGTGGGACATCAAGTCGGCCTACCCGATGCCGAGGCAGCTTAAGGAGGCGGCCGAGAAGAAGCGCATCATCAAAGAGCTGACCAGCCAAATTCAATAG